The Chitinophaga pinensis DSM 2588 region TATTTATACCCCAGTCCGGTAGTAACGTATTTACGGTCGCCATGGGTTTTATCTTCCCAGAAGTAACCTGCTCTTACAAAGAACTGGTCAGTAAAGCTGTACTCACCGCCCAGTGACACCTGAAAGGATTTGAATCCTCCATTGGCGCTGCTGAAAGACTTGAACCAGCTTTTTACCACACTGTAGTCGTAGTAAGATTCAATACCAGCGGAATCATTCGGTACAACCGGCGTTAGTAACTTGTTGATTTCCAGCCCGAACGTTATTTTATGTCCTTCTTCCATCGGCAGTCTGTAGTTCGCGCCCAGACCAAAGTTGGAAGGCAGGTATTCCTTGGATGTACTATTGTTGCTGTAATTGACACGGGAACCTAGATTGGTAATAGTTGCTCCCATGGCCAGTCCTTTCCCCTCTTCGTCAACCATGTTATAAGTCATGGAGAGGTCCACTCCGAAAGCATTACCTGCTTTATAATTAACACCTGAGTTATTCGCATTACCACTTGCCAGTTTGGAATAGATGTATCGAGCGCCCAGGGCCAGGCTGAAATGCTCTCCCAGTTTACGGGCATAGCCGCCTTCCAGGGAAAACTCCCTCGGACTGGAGCTACCCAGTGCATTGCCAAGAGCATCCGCAAACTGAACCTTGCCCAGGTTGAAATAGCGTAAGGAACCGCTAATGGCCTGATCGTCATCCAGCTTGTGATAACCACTCACCGTGGCGAGATAGATCTTGTTGCTGACCTCTCTCAGCCAGGGAACATAGGACACCGCCAGACTATTGGGAGCTTCGGCAAATGCGATCTTGGACAAATTATAAAACGGGGAATTGGCATCCGCCTGTGTAGCAATGCCCATATCTCCCATACCACCCGCGCGTGCATCCGGAGATACACGAAGAAACGGAGCGGCGGAAGTTGCCACATTCAGGGTTTTGTCCTGTGCCTGCAATATTGGAGGCAGGCCTGTCGCCATTAAAAAAGCTAATGCTGCAGAGCGGAAACGGAAACGTATCATCTCAATTTTTTTGTATAGCCCCGGCAGATCTTACCGGGGCTATAAGTGTATTTATCTTGCTATTACAATCGTAGTCGTGAAAGTCTTCTCTTTTAATCTGATCAGCAGTACGTAAGTACCGGAAGGTACACGCTGGGTATTAAGGGTCAGAATATTGGTTCTTAAAGCAGCGTTCTGCTGTAATACCACCTGTCCTGCCATGCTGGTCATGGTTACATTCGCGTTGCCGTCATCTACCCCACTGAAGCGCACATTCACGATATCCGTTGCCGGCTGTGGATATACCATTTCGACACCTGCACCGAATTTGACGCGGAGCGCGATTGTACTGGATACCCTGTTGCCATTACCTGCGAGGTCAGTTGCTCCGTTGGCAGGAACGTTCACCATCATGATGCCTTCTGATTCCGGCAGGATGATCACCGCATATGTGCTTGGCGTCAGTTGCTTGAATTCAGTCACCTTACCTCCCATTACATTGATATCAGATGATTCGAATCCGAGTACATCTTCTGTAAATGTGAACATGAATGTTACTGGTCCGGATAATGGTTCAGCGCTCAGTGTAACAATCGCAACGTCTGGTCTTGTAACATCGACGGTCAGGATTACTTCACGGCTATGACCACTTTCATTACCTAATTCGTCGGATGCTGTCACAGATACTTTATGCGGACCTTCGCTCAGCGGAGGGTTGTAGGTATAAGACCATTCTCCGTTTGCTTTCACGATAGCAGATCCGATTGCTTTACCATCTGTATAAATGATGATCAGTGTACCTGGTTCGCCTGTACCGGTGATTGTCGGCTCAGTGGTGTTCACCAGTCCTGGTACATTGATACCAGGTAAGATTGGTGGAGCCGGCACTTCCGGTGCAACCGCATCAATTGAAAACTTCAGCGGAGTACCTGGCAAGCTGGTATTACCGGCAGCATCAGTAGCAGTCGCCGTGATCGTATGCGCACCCTCAGATAAACCAGGGTTGAAAGTATAGGTGTAATGACCATCGGCGTCAGCAACTGTAGTACTAACTGCAACACCATCGGCATAGATCGTTACGGTGCTGTTGGCTTCCGCTTCGCCGGTGATGGTTGGTCTGGTGGTACTTACCACACCCTGAACAGCCGGTGTGGCCAGTACAACTGTCGGAGCAGCCGGCGCCTGTGTATCAACAGTGATATTAAGCGTAGCTGATGGTACGCTGGTGTTACCTGCAGCATCAGTTGCGGTAGCTGTTACGTTATGGCCACCATCTATCATTGCAGGACTGATGGTGTAGCTGTAGTTACCGTTGTTGTCAGCAGTTACCGTACCAGCTGTCTTACCGTCAACATATACAGTTACGGTGCTGTTAGGTTCTGCTTTACCGGTTACGGTTGGTGTATTGTCATTGGTAAGCGTCTTGTCGGTTGTTACCGTTGGCGCAGCCGGCGCCTGTGTATCAATTACGAAGGACAGTGCCGGGCTTTGACCGCTGGTGTTACCTACTGCATCTGTAGCAGTTACGGTTACATCATGTTTGCCATCTGCCAGTGCTGGTTCGATAGTGTAGGTATAATGACCGTCGGCATCTGCTTTTGTAGTGCCGATTGGTTTACCATCAACATATACGGTTACCGTGCTGTTAGGTTCCGCATCGCCTCTGATAGATGGCGTGGCATCATTGGTGATGCCATTCTTGCCATCAATCAGTTGAGGCGCAGCTGGCGTTGGAGGCGCAGTTGCATCAATGGTGATATTCAAGGCCGGGCTTTGTGCACTGGTATTACCTGCGGCATCGGTTGCCGTCACGGTAATAGCATAGCTGGCGTCGGCCAGTGCTGGATTAAATGTATAAGTATAGTTGCCTGCGGCATCTGCTGTAGTTGTACCCACCGCATTACCGTTCAGATAGATCGTTACGGTGCTGTTAGCCTCCGCAGTACCCTTAATACCTGGAGTGGCATCGTCAATCAGTCCACCAGGTTTTCCATCGGCCAGTACCGGTGCAGGAGGTGTCGCTGGTGCATGTGTATCGATGTTGATTGGCAGCTGATTGCTCTTTCCACTTGTATTACCCGCTGCGTCAGTGGCGGTAGTGGTAATAGTATGTGTACCGTCGGATAATGCAGGATTGAAGGTATAAGTATAGTCGCCATTTGCATCAGCAGGAACTGTACCTACAACGGTGTTGCCATCATAGATTGTCACCGTGCTGTTGGGCTCTGCTTTACCAGTAATTACCGGTGTATTGTCATTCGTCGGATTCTTATCAGTTTTTACGGTCGGAGCCGCCGGCGCCTGTGTATCAATAATCAGGTTCAGGATTGCGCTGGAGGCACCGGTGTTGCCAGTGGCGTCTGTCGCCCTTGCAGTTACAGCATGTGTTCCGTCTAAAAGCGCTGTACCGAAAGTATAAGTATAGTTGCCGCTTGCATCTGCGCTGGCTGTTCCTACAGCACTACCACCCACATAAATCGTCACGGTGCTGTTAGCTTCCGCTTTACCGGTTACAGTTGGTGTATTGTCATTGGTAGGATTCTTTGCAGTCGTAATGGTTGGAGCAGCTGGCGCCTGCGTATCGATATTGATATTCAACGGAGCACTCATTGTGCTGGTATTCCCTGCTGCATCTGTTGCTGTAGCTGTAATGGCATGGTTACCATCTGACAGGGATGCACCGAAGGTATAAGTGAACTTACCGCTGGCATCAGCTGTGGTTGTACCGGCAACTGTACCATCTGCATAAATGGTGACGGTACTATTCGCTTCTGCCGTACCAATCACGGTTGGCGTGTTGTCATTAGCCGGCGTTGTTCTGGCAGTTACTACCGGAGCAGCTGGAGCCTGTGTGTCAACTACTAAGTTCAGGACATTGCTTTTCGCGCTCGTGTTACCACTTGCATCGGTGGATGTTGCAGAGATGGCGTGTGTGCCATCTACCTGTACTGGTAAGGTGAAGGTGTAATTACCACTAGCGTCAGCGGTAGTTGTACCTACTGAAGAACCGCCAATATAGATCGTTACGGTGCTGTTAGCTTCTGCCGTACCGCTTACATCCGGCGTGTTATCATTTGTCGGATTCTTCGCCGTAGTGATGGTCGGCACAGAAGGTGCCTGAGTGTCGATTTTCAGATTCAGTGTAGCACTTGGTGCACTGATGTTACCTGATGCATCAGTTGCGGTAGCAGTTACCGCGTATGTACCATCTGCCTGTGCTGGCAGCGTAAAGGTATAATTACCACTAGCATCAGCGGTAGTTGTTCCTACGGATGAACCACCAATATAGATCGTTACCGTGCTGTTAGATTCTGCTGTACCGCTTATATCCGGTGTATTATCATTTGTCGGATTCTTCGCCGTAGTGATGGTCGGCACAGTTGGTGCCTGAGTATCTATTTTCAGATTCAGGGTAGCACTTGGCGCACTGATATTTCCTGCTGCATCAGTTGCGGTAGCAGTTACTGCGTATGTACCATCTGCCTGTGCTGGCAGTGTAAAGGTGTAATTACCACTGGCATCAGCGGTAGTTGTTCCTACTGAAGAACCACCAACATAGATCGTTACGGTGCTGTTGGCTTCTGCCGTACCGTTTACATCTGGCGTATTATCGTTTGTCGGATTCTTCGCCGTTGTGATAGTTGGTACAGAAGGTGCCTGAGTATCTATTTTCAGAGTCAGTGTAGCACTTGGTGCACTGGTGTTACCTGATGCATCAGTCGACGTAGCAGTTACCGCATATGTACCATCTGCCTGTGCTGGCAGCGTAAAGGTATAATTACCACTGGCATCAGCGGTAGTTGTGCCTACGGATGAACCACCAATATAGATCGTTACGGTGCTGTTGGCTTCTGCCGTACCGCTTACATCCGGTGTATTATCGTTTGTCGGATTCTTTGCCGTTGTGATAGTTGGTACAGAAGGTGCCTGAGTATCTATTTTCAGATTCAGGGTAGCACTTGGTAAGCTGGTGTTACCTGATGCATCAGTCGATGTAGCAGTTACCGCATATGTACCATCTGCCTGTGCTGGCAGCGTAAAGGTGTAATTACCACTAGCGTCAGCGGTAGTTGTTCCTACTGATGAACCACCAATATAGATAGTTACGGTGCTGTTGGCTTCTGCTGTACCGTTTACATCCGGCGTGTTATCATTTGTTGGATTCTTCGCCGTAGTGATAGTTGGTACAGAAGGTGCCTGAGTATCTATTTTCAGATTCAGCGTAGCACTTGAGGCGCTGGTATTACCTGAAGCATCTGTAGATGTAGCAGTTACCGCATATGTACCATCTGCCTGTGCTGGCAGCGTAAAGGTGTAATTACCACTGGCATCAGCGGTAGTTGTTCCTACGGATGAACCACCAATATAGATCGTTACCGTGCTGTTGGCTTCTGCCGTACCGCTTACATCCGGTGTATTATCGTTTGTCGGATTCTTTGCCGTAGTGATAGTTGGTACAGAAGGTGCCTGAGTGTCGATTTTCAGATTCAGTGTAGCACTTGGTATGCTGGTATTTGCTGCAGCATCTGTAGATGTTGCGGTTACCGCATATGTACCATCTGCCTGTGCTGGCAGTGTAAAGGTGTAATTACCACTAGCATCAGCAGTAGTTGTGCCTACTGAAGAACCACCAATATAGATCGTTACCATGCTGTTAGCTTCTGCCGTACCGCTTACATCCGGTGTATTATCGTTTGTCGGATTCTTTGCCGTTGTGATAGTTGGTACAGAAGGTGCCTGTGTATCTATTTTCAGATTCAGTGTAGCACTTGATGCACTGGTATTACCTGATGCATCAGTCGATGTAGCAGTTACCGCATATGTACCATCTGCCTGTGCTGGCAGCGTAAAGGTGTAATTACCACTAGCATCAGCAGTAGTTGTGCCTACTGAAGAACCACCAATATAGATCGTTACGGTGCTGTTAGCTTCTGCCGTACCGCTTACATCCGGTGTATTATCGTTTGTCGGATTCTTTGCCGTAGTGATAGTTGGTACAGAAGGTGCCTGTGTATCTATTTTCAGATTCAGCGTAGCACTTGGTACGCTGGTATTTGCTGCAGCATCTGTAGATGTTGCGGTTACCGCATATGTACCATCTGCCTGTGCTGGCAGCGAAAAGGTGTAATTACCACTAGCATCAGCAGTAGTTGTGCCTACTGAAGAACCACCAACATAGATCGTTACGGTGCTGTTAGCTTCTGCCGTACCGCTTACATCCGGTGTATTATCGTTTGTCGGATTCTTTGCCGTTGTGATAGTTGGTACAGAAGGTGCCTGTGTATCTATTTTCAGATTCAGCGTAGCACTTGGCGCACTGGTGTTACCTGCTGCATCAGTTGCTGTAGCAGTTACCGCATATGTACCATCTGCCTGTGCTGGCAGCGTAAAGGTGTAATTACCACTGGCATCAGCAGTAGTTGTACCTACGGAGGAACCACCAACATAGATCGTTACCGTGCTGTTGGCTTCTGCTGTACCGTTTACATCTGGCGTATTATCGTTTGTCGGATTCTTCGCCGTAGTGATAGTTGGTACAGAAGGTGCCTGAGTGTCTATTTTCAGATTCAGTGTAGCACTTGAGGCGCTGGTATTACCTGATGCATCGGTTGCGGTAGCAGTTACTGCGTATGTACCATCTGCCTGTGCTGGCAGCGTAAAGGTATAATTACCACTGGCATCAGCGGTAGTTGTGCCTACGGATGAACCACCAATATAGATCGTTACGGTGCTGTTGGCTTCTGCCGTACCGCTTACATCCGGTGTATTATCGTTTGTCGGATTCTTTGCCGTTGTGATAGTTGGTACAGAAGGTGCCTGAGTATCTATTTTCAGATTCAGGGTAGCACTTGGTAAGCTGGTGTTACCTGATGCATCAGTCGATGTAGCAGTTACCGCATATGTACCATCTGCCTGTGCTGGCAGCGTAAAGGTGTAATTACCACTAGCGTCAGCGGTAGTTGTTCCTACTGAAGAACCACCAATATAGATAGTTACGGTGCTGTTGGCTTCTGCTGTACCGTTTACATCCGGCGTGTTATCATTTGTTGGATTCTTCGCCGTAGTGATAGTTGGTACAGAAGGTGCCTGAGTATCTATTTTCAGATTCAGGGTAGCACTTGGTGCACTGGTATTACCTGATGCATCAGTCGATGTAGCGGTTACCGCATATGTACCATCTGCCTGTGCTGGCAGCGTAAAGGTGTAATTACCACTGGCATCAGCGGTAGTTGTGCCTACTGATGAACCGCCAACATAGATCGTTACCGTGCTGTTAGCTTCTGCCGTACCGCTTACATCCGGTGTATTATCATTTGTTGGATTCTTCGCCGTAGTGATAGTTGGTACAGAAGGTGCCTGTGTATCTATTTTCAGATTCAGGGTAGCACTTGGTGCACTGGTGTTACCTGATGCATCGGTTGCTGTAGCAGTTACCGCATATGTACCATCCGCCTGTGCTGGCAGCGTAAAGGTGTAATTACCACTAGCGTCAGCGGTAGTTGTTCCTACTGAAGAACCACCAATATAGATCGTTACGGTGCTGTTAGCTTCTGCCGTACCGCTTACATCCGGTGTATTATCGTTTGTCGGATTCTTCGCCGTAGTGATACTTGGGGCAGGCGGGGCCTGAGTGTCTACTGTAAAATTCATAGCCGGACTCATAGCGCTGGTATTACCTGCTGCATCTGTCGCGGTTACCGCTACCGTGTGTGGACCATCCACCTGAACCGGTAGTGTATAAGTATAATTACCACTGCCATCAGCCGTAGTAGTACCTACAGAAGATCCGTCTACATAAATAGTGACAGTGCTATTTGCCTCTGCTGTTCCTTTAATATCAGGTGTATTGTCATTCGTCAGCCCGCCTGCTCTTCCATCTGCATAGGTTGGTGCAGCTGGTCTTGCCGGCTCCTGTGTATCGATCATGATATTCAGGGCAGCACTTAATACACTGGTATTACCTGCAGCATCTGTCGCCGTTGCTGTGATAGCACGCAGACCGTCAGCCAGCGCACCCGTAAAGGTGAATGTAAATGCACCGGAAGCATTCGCCGTAGTCGTACCAGCGATAGCACCATCTGAGTAGATAGTGACAGTGCTGTTAGCTTCTGCAGTTCCGATAACAGTAGGTGTATTGTCATTTGCAGGTGTAGTCCTGGAACTAACAACCGGCGCAGGTGGCGCCTGTGTGTCAATTGTAATATTTAATACGTTGCTGGGCGGGCTCACATTGCCTACTGCATCTTTTGCAGTTGCAGATACGGCATAAGTGCCATCGGCCAGTGTTGCAAATGTATAAGTAAAGTTGCCGGAAGCATTTACAGGTGCTGTACCAACAGCGGTAGCACCTCTGTAGATAGTGACCGTCGTGTTAGCTTCAGCGGTTCCGGTAATAACAGGTGTATTGATATTGGTAACCAGTTTGCTGGTGGTAATCACCGGTGCAGCAGGTGCTGTTGCATCTACTGTAAGATTCAGCGTCGCACTTGTGTTGCTCACGTTACCTATGGCATCTTTTGCAGTAGCAGTAAGTGCGTAAGTACCATCCGCCAGCGCCGGACTAAACGTATAAATATAATCACCGCTACCATTTGAGGTTACTGTTGTAACGGCGGTACCGTCTTTATAGATGGTTACGCTGGTATTAGGATCTGTTTTTCCTGTAACGGTCGGCGTGTTGTTGCTGGTAGGATTGACAGCCGTTGTCAGTGTTGGCACTGCCGGTGCCTGTGTATCTACCGTAAACGTTAATGCCGGACTTTTCGCGCTGGTATTACCAGCAGCATCAGTCGCAGTCACACGGATCGTATAGGAACCATCCGCCAGTGTCGGGAAAGTGAATATGTAATCACCACTGCTATTCGCATTAGCAGTTCCTACAATGGTAGTACCACTATATATAGTTACTATACTGTTATTCTCTGCAGTACCCTTAATGTCAGGAGTATTGTCGTTGGTAACATTACCAACACCACCTACCAGGGTTGGTGCAGGAGGAGTTGCAGGAGCCGTAACGTCTACTGTCAGCGGGAACTGATCGCTCGGCATACTCGTATTACCAGCAACGTCTGTCGCTGTTACTGTAATATTATGGAGTGTCGCCGTCATGGTAGGCGCGGTCATTGTCCACTGACCAGCA contains the following coding sequences:
- the porV gene encoding type IX secretion system outer membrane channel protein PorV — translated: MIRFRFRSAALAFLMATGLPPILQAQDKTLNVATSAAPFLRVSPDARAGGMGDMGIATQADANSPFYNLSKIAFAEAPNSLAVSYVPWLREVSNKIYLATVSGYHKLDDDQAISGSLRYFNLGKVQFADALGNALGSSSPREFSLEGGYARKLGEHFSLALGARYIYSKLASGNANNSGVNYKAGNAFGVDLSMTYNMVDEEGKGLAMGATITNLGSRVNYSNNSTSKEYLPSNFGLGANYRLPMEEGHKITFGLEINKLLTPVVPNDSAGIESYYDYSVVKSWFKSFSSANGGFKSFQVSLGGEYSFTDQFFVRAGYFWEDKTHGDRKYVTTGLGYKYGSAMINVAYIVPSGNGFNRSPLSNTIRFGATVDLPWE
- a CDS encoding Ig-like domain repeat protein; this encodes MKLFLRKCLGCILLCCLFSISLFAQTGPAGVNNGVVLWLDANDVLAGATAPAYGSTLSTWYDKSGSGHNAVSSGANPVIYNSGGANDRPVVHFNRTSASAGSGMTVNGMDIRAGTLADVTIFAVYRPGTNDGNAQAVWGADVGATQQRYFNNKAATGTTDASLNTGGTAVVIPGGAKSGETRLVTAVYSKGTSNASAVYLNGKLISAFTDNTGDATGRADLRIGLDGDNNYYNGDISELIVYNRKLSACDIEKINIYLANKYATDFTDMASNYTLGIPYNNDINGVGIRTSACSGTYNMSASFSGILSVTNPSQTNTNVVLSFGNDRAGYGQSTQTPSSHISRLQQVWRADLNGNIGTVDVCFELTGLGIDVSNSGNFALLIDKDGDFSNATAISSGITILVNRVCISGVNLTKGDYFTLATRAATSVASEITSANEGIQQKSLFTVASVIDDQILVKGAANVTDGRVYIDTGFVSGDVITWGTLPSGVTAAYNATTGVASFTGSATATEWQAFYRTVKFNTTSGNTGNRTIRFVLGNVVSYTVGTKPHYYEYITTPMSWTAAKAAAEARTLYGLQGYLATSTAQIENDFITSKLSSDGWVGGTCDYQIVNTVLGRTAYNDQASAYGAYYWVTGPEKGTPISTGLNNPVAVGSAYMKWNGGEPNNYQNTDERYMQLYSTNQGRWNDLNNSNNLGYVVEYGGYASDPVLNIDYSRVVTNAPPAPNIVSITDDTGLSATDTITNDATLKLNGTGQASATINVYRADLGSTSLGTASVNSSGNWTFDYTGTTLTDGTYSFTATATTGGNTSAASPVFKVTVDLTAPAKPGRPTLAPTSGSGNATNDVTPDLTGSAEPGSQIKVYDGATQIGTATTNAAGQWTMTAPTMTATLHNITVTATDVAGNTSMPSDQFPLTVDVTAPATPPAPTLVGGVGNVTNDNTPDIKGTAENNSIVTIYSGTTIVGTANANSSGDYIFTFPTLADGSYTIRVTATDAAGNTSAKSPALTFTVDTQAPAVPTLTTAVNPTSNNTPTVTGKTDPNTSVTIYKDGTAVTTVTSNGSGDYIYTFSPALADGTYALTATAKDAIGNVSNTSATLNLTVDATAPAAPVITTSKLVTNINTPVITGTAEANTTVTIYRGATAVGTAPVNASGNFTYTFATLADGTYAVSATAKDAVGNVSPPSNVLNITIDTQAPPAPVVSSRTTPANDNTPTVIGTAEANSTVTIYSDGAIAGTTTANASGAFTFTFTGALADGLRAITATATDAAGNTSVLSAALNIMIDTQEPARPAAPTYADGRAGGLTNDNTPDIKGTAEANSTVTIYVDGSSVGTTTADGSGNYTYTLPVQVDGPHTVAVTATDAAGNTSAMSPAMNFTVDTQAPPAPSITTAKNPTNDNTPDVSGTAEANSTVTIYIGGSSVGTTTADASGNYTFTLPAQADGTYAVTATATDASGNTSAPSATLNLKIDTQAPSVPTITTAKNPTNDNTPDVSGTAEANSTVTIYVGGSSVGTTTADASGNYTFTLPAQADGTYAVTATSTDASGNTSAPSATLNLKIDTQAPSVPTITTAKNPTNDNTPDVNGTAEANSTVTIYIGGSSVGTTTADASGNYTFTLPAQADGTYAVTATSTDASGNTSLPSATLNLKIDTQAPSVPTITTAKNPTNDNTPDVSGTAEANSTVTIYIGGSSVGTTTADASGNYTFTLPAQADGTYAVTATATDASGNTSASSATLNLKIDTQAPSVPTITTAKNPTNDNTPDVNGTAEANSTVTIYVGGSSVGTTTADASGNYTFTLPAQADGTYAVTATATDAAGNTSAPSATLNLKIDTQAPSVPTITTAKNPTNDNTPDVSGTAEANSTVTIYVGGSSVGTTTADASGNYTFSLPAQADGTYAVTATSTDAAANTSVPSATLNLKIDTQAPSVPTITTAKNPTNDNTPDVSGTAEANSTVTIYIGGSSVGTTTADASGNYTFTLPAQADGTYAVTATSTDASGNTSASSATLNLKIDTQAPSVPTITTAKNPTNDNTPDVSGTAEANSMVTIYIGGSSVGTTTADASGNYTFTLPAQADGTYAVTATSTDAAANTSIPSATLNLKIDTQAPSVPTITTAKNPTNDNTPDVSGTAEANSTVTIYIGGSSVGTTTADASGNYTFTLPAQADGTYAVTATSTDASGNTSASSATLNLKIDTQAPSVPTITTAKNPTNDNTPDVNGTAEANSTVTIYIGGSSVGTTTADASGNYTFTLPAQADGTYAVTATSTDASGNTSLPSATLNLKIDTQAPSVPTITTAKNPTNDNTPDVSGTAEANSTVTIYIGGSSVGTTTADASGNYTFTLPAQADGTYAVTATSTDASGNTSAPSATLTLKIDTQAPSVPTITTAKNPTNDNTPDVNGTAEANSTVTIYVGGSSVGTTTADASGNYTFTLPAQADGTYAVTATATDAAGNISAPSATLNLKIDTQAPTVPTITTAKNPTNDNTPDISGTAESNSTVTIYIGGSSVGTTTADASGNYTFTLPAQADGTYAVTATATDASGNISAPSATLNLKIDTQAPSVPTITTAKNPTNDNTPDVSGTAEANSTVTIYIGGSSVGTTTADASGNYTFTLPVQVDGTHAISATSTDASGNTSAKSNVLNLVVDTQAPAAPVVTARTTPANDNTPTVIGTAEANSTVTIYADGTVAGTTTADASGKFTYTFGASLSDGNHAITATATDAAGNTSTMSAPLNINIDTQAPAAPTITTAKNPTNDNTPTVTGKAEANSTVTIYVGGSAVGTASADASGNYTYTFGTALLDGTHAVTARATDATGNTGASSAILNLIIDTQAPAAPTVKTDKNPTNDNTPVITGKAEPNSTVTIYDGNTVVGTVPADANGDYTYTFNPALSDGTHTITTTATDAAGNTSGKSNQLPINIDTHAPATPPAPVLADGKPGGLIDDATPGIKGTAEANSTVTIYLNGNAVGTTTADAAGNYTYTFNPALADASYAITVTATDAAGNTSAQSPALNITIDATAPPTPAAPQLIDGKNGITNDATPSIRGDAEPNSTVTVYVDGKPIGTTKADADGHYTYTIEPALADGKHDVTVTATDAVGNTSGQSPALSFVIDTQAPAAPTVTTDKTLTNDNTPTVTGKAEPNSTVTVYVDGKTAGTVTADNNGNYSYTISPAMIDGGHNVTATATDAAGNTSVPSATLNITVDTQAPAAPTVVLATPAVQGVVSTTRPTITGEAEANSTVTIYADGVAVSTTVADADGHYTYTFNPGLSEGAHTITATATDAAGNTSLPGTPLKFSIDAVAPEVPAPPILPGINVPGLVNTTEPTITGTGEPGTLIIIYTDGKAIGSAIVKANGEWSYTYNPPLSEGPHKVSVTASDELGNESGHSREVILTVDVTRPDVAIVTLSAEPLSGPVTFMFTFTEDVLGFESSDINVMGGKVTEFKQLTPSTYAVIILPESEGIMMVNVPANGATDLAGNGNRVSSTIALRVKFGAGVEMVYPQPATDIVNVRFSGVDDGNANVTMTSMAGQVVLQQNAALRTNILTLNTQRVPSGTYVLLIRLKEKTFTTTIVIAR